A window of the bacterium genome harbors these coding sequences:
- a CDS encoding nucleotide pyrophosphatase encodes MLIALATLLIWPFRWVYRKLRRRSGDKPRIKRFIMVGLDGQDPRLTDKFMQEGKLPNFKKLAEAGCYERLETTYPAVSPVAWSSFGTGTHPAKHNIFDFLSRDPKTYLPQMSSTEIGTIEKFLKLGKLRIPMHKPELRLLRKSKPFWTLLGEAGIWSTVLRVPITFPPDKFYGAELSAMAAPDLLGTQGTFLFYSTRKSDEKFKEGGMRIPLAPDGQTNGNKNRFSTAIDGPENIFYKDTPAMAIPMEIELDRSAKTARLQLNGDSHELKAGELSDWIKLTFKAVPGVKVMGICRMLVTEIDEHFSLYVTPIALDPEKPAMPVSHPAYYSTYLAKQQGPYSTLGLAEDTWALNEDVVGDETFLKQAYDIDSERQQMFFNAFDRLKKGSLVCVFDGTDRIQHMFWRYLEDGHPAARGKEDAEHKNAIEELYLHNDRLVGKVMGKIKKGDLLMVISDHGFTSFRRGINLNTWLHENGYLTLKDGADGSAEWLRDVDWSKTRAYALGLCGMYLNIKGREAEGIVEQGEVAGLKKELIEKMSGLVDSESDEVGINELFDTRALYQGPYLTNAPDFIVGYNHGYRISWDGATGVVSGPLWEDNVKAWSGDHGVDPRIVPGVFFCNRRIDAADPAIIDIAPSVLRLFGQKVPAHVDGKLLFSEDNLTVGG; translated from the coding sequence ATGCTGATCGCGCTGGCGACCTTGCTCATCTGGCCCTTTCGGTGGGTCTACCGTAAGCTGCGCCGACGGAGCGGCGATAAGCCCAGGATCAAGCGCTTCATCATGGTGGGCCTGGACGGGCAGGATCCGCGCCTGACCGACAAGTTCATGCAGGAGGGCAAGCTTCCGAATTTCAAGAAGCTGGCCGAGGCGGGCTGCTATGAGCGCCTGGAAACGACCTATCCGGCGGTGTCGCCGGTGGCCTGGTCGTCGTTCGGCACCGGCACCCACCCCGCCAAGCACAATATCTTCGACTTTCTGAGTCGCGATCCCAAGACCTACCTGCCGCAGATGTCGTCGACCGAGATCGGCACGATCGAGAAGTTCCTCAAGCTCGGCAAGCTCCGGATCCCAATGCACAAGCCGGAGCTCCGGCTGCTGCGCAAATCGAAGCCCTTCTGGACGCTACTCGGCGAAGCCGGGATTTGGAGCACGGTACTGAGAGTGCCGATCACGTTTCCGCCCGACAAGTTCTACGGCGCCGAGCTTTCGGCGATGGCGGCCCCGGATCTCTTGGGCACCCAGGGCACCTTCCTGTTCTATTCGACGCGGAAGTCGGACGAGAAGTTCAAGGAAGGCGGGATGCGGATTCCCCTGGCTCCAGATGGGCAGACCAACGGCAACAAGAATAGGTTCTCGACCGCCATCGACGGGCCCGAGAACATCTTCTACAAGGACACGCCGGCAATGGCGATTCCGATGGAGATCGAGCTCGATCGCTCGGCGAAGACCGCCCGGCTGCAGCTCAACGGGGACTCCCACGAGCTCAAGGCCGGCGAGCTCTCGGACTGGATCAAGCTCACCTTCAAGGCGGTTCCGGGCGTCAAGGTCATGGGTATCTGCCGCATGCTTGTCACCGAGATCGATGAGCACTTCTCCCTCTATGTCACACCGATCGCGCTCGATCCCGAGAAGCCGGCCATGCCGGTCTCACATCCCGCCTACTACTCGACCTATCTGGCCAAGCAGCAGGGTCCCTATTCGACCCTGGGCCTGGCCGAGGACACCTGGGCGCTCAACGAGGACGTGGTCGGAGACGAGACCTTTCTCAAGCAGGCCTACGACATCGATTCCGAGCGCCAGCAGATGTTCTTCAACGCTTTCGACCGACTGAAGAAGGGCTCGCTGGTGTGCGTCTTCGACGGTACGGACCGCATCCAGCACATGTTCTGGCGCTACCTAGAGGACGGCCATCCGGCGGCGCGCGGCAAGGAGGACGCCGAGCACAAGAACGCCATCGAAGAGCTCTACCTGCACAACGACAGGCTGGTCGGGAAGGTCATGGGCAAGATCAAGAAGGGCGACCTGCTGATGGTCATCTCGGACCACGGCTTCACGTCGTTTCGCCGCGGCATCAATCTGAACACCTGGCTGCACGAGAACGGCTACCTGACGCTCAAGGACGGCGCCGACGGCAGTGCCGAGTGGCTGCGCGACGTCGATTGGTCGAAGACCCGAGCCTACGCGCTCGGTCTGTGCGGAATGTACTTGAACATCAAGGGCCGCGAGGCGGAAGGCATCGTCGAGCAGGGCGAGGTTGCCGGCCTCAAGAAGGAACTGATCGAGAAAATGAGCGGCCTGGTCGATTCGGAAAGCGACGAGGTCGGCATCAACGAGCTCTTTGACACGCGGGCGCTCTACCAGGGGCCCTATCTCACTAACGCCCCCGACTTCATCGTCGGCTACAACCACGGCTACCGGATCTCCTGGGACGGGGCCACCGGCGTGGTTTCGGGCCCCCTCTGGGAAGACAACGTCAAGGCATGGAGCGGTGATCACGGTGTCGACCCGAGGATCGTGCCCGGGGTGTTCTTCTGCAATCGGAGGATCGACGCGGCGGACCCGGCGATCATCGACATCGCTCCGAGCGTTTTGAGGCTGTTCGGCCAGAAGGTCCCGGCGCACGTCGACGGCAAACTACTGTTTAGCGAGGACAATCTGACGGTGGGCGGATAG
- a CDS encoding sulfotransferase — MSSLRSLFRRLVYGKPIVVVSGLPRSGTSMAMKMLEAGGLPLVQDGIRTADEDNPKGYYEDERVKNLHGMEDKNWLKNSRGKGIKIISNLLRSLPGSNNYKVLFIRRNISEVLASQAKMLDRRGENSATDDERMAELFASDVWRAQYLLRRQPHFEWIEVGYSEVLAYPEVEARRMKDFLGLDLAVDKMVEVVDPNLYRNRAADLEPS, encoded by the coding sequence ATGAGTTCATTGCGATCCCTGTTTCGGAGGCTCGTTTACGGCAAGCCCATCGTGGTGGTTTCCGGCCTTCCCCGCTCGGGCACCTCCATGGCCATGAAGATGCTCGAGGCCGGCGGCCTGCCGCTGGTCCAGGACGGTATCCGAACCGCCGACGAAGACAACCCGAAGGGCTACTACGAGGATGAGCGGGTCAAGAACCTCCACGGAATGGAAGACAAGAACTGGCTCAAGAACTCCCGGGGCAAAGGCATCAAGATCATCTCCAACCTGCTGCGGTCGTTGCCGGGATCCAACAACTACAAGGTACTTTTCATCCGCCGCAACATCAGCGAGGTCCTCGCCTCCCAGGCCAAGATGCTCGACCGGCGCGGAGAGAATTCGGCGACCGATGACGAGCGTATGGCCGAGCTCTTCGCCAGCGACGTTTGGCGCGCCCAGTACCTGCTCAGGCGCCAACCGCACTTCGAGTGGATCGAAGTGGGCTACAGCGAAGTTCTCGCTTACCCGGAGGTAGAAGCCCGCCGGATGAAGGACTTCCTGGGCCTGGACCTGGCCGTCGACAAGATGGTCGAAGTCGTGGATCCGAATCTGTACCGCAATCGCGCGGCCGACCTCGAGCCGAGCTAG
- a CDS encoding PQQ-dependent sugar dehydrogenase, which yields MGSLPAKGDFMTGRLILLVTTVALALGLTTALRPPAALAREASAVRLDLMVGGEALARALGLVDPGDGSGRLFLPQQSGQIRILDNGVLLPTVFLDISDRISCCESERGLVGLEFHPRFKRNGYLYVVYVSKKSRTVVSRFSVSNNRNAADPASEEEIIRWKQPDLPHNGGAIAFGPDGYLYLGSGDGGTRNSAQELDNLLGAILRIDVDSAFPYAIPEDNPFVGDPDAREEVWVHGLRNPWRFSFDRKTGDLFIGDVGAHLWEEVSYLAGGSPGGANYGWPIKEGPRCLRREEDCADESLVDPIIAYPHDDDEPCDSVTGGFLYRGPAVPTLPGFYIFGDFCRGEIWGARQNQAGNWVVNRLLDTDRLITSFGEDANGNLYVVTFREGVFRLVGQNLFASDFESGDTRGWSQSRGNVVVIGKGLKRSGAALEINAGSVKSFVRSKHPSAEKTFRVGFDLNVNKVNLSDDTAEIFRLASGTQRGHIRLVLEQDGNRYWLHLLARNNSGAFFSLGRTGVPRSRTVRIELDWMAASGPGAGDGQVTLSKNGKPRISAANLDNDRRKIGSATLGLPAGSGGAGTYLVDNYVSTP from the coding sequence ATGGGCTCACTGCCTGCGAAGGGAGACTTCATGACCGGGCGCCTGATCCTGCTCGTCACCACGGTCGCGCTGGCCCTTGGCCTCACTACGGCGCTGAGGCCCCCGGCGGCCCTCGCTCGGGAAGCCTCCGCGGTCCGACTCGACCTCATGGTGGGTGGCGAGGCCCTGGCCCGCGCCCTGGGTCTCGTCGACCCCGGCGACGGCTCAGGCAGACTCTTCCTACCCCAACAAAGCGGTCAGATCCGAATCCTGGACAACGGTGTCCTCTTGCCGACTGTCTTTCTCGACATTTCCGACCGGATCTCCTGCTGCGAGAGCGAGCGCGGCCTCGTCGGCCTGGAGTTCCATCCCCGGTTCAAGAGGAACGGCTATCTTTACGTCGTCTACGTCAGCAAGAAATCGAGAACCGTGGTTTCCCGGTTCTCGGTGTCGAACAACCGAAACGCCGCCGATCCTGCCTCCGAGGAAGAGATCATCCGCTGGAAGCAGCCGGACCTGCCTCACAACGGGGGCGCGATCGCTTTCGGCCCGGACGGCTACCTCTATCTCGGCTCGGGCGACGGCGGGACTCGGAACTCAGCTCAGGAGCTCGACAACTTGCTGGGCGCGATCCTGAGAATCGATGTCGACAGCGCATTTCCCTATGCGATTCCGGAAGACAACCCTTTCGTCGGCGATCCCGATGCGCGGGAGGAGGTCTGGGTGCACGGCCTGCGCAATCCCTGGCGCTTCTCCTTCGACCGCAAGACCGGCGATCTGTTCATCGGCGACGTGGGCGCGCACCTCTGGGAAGAGGTCAGCTATCTGGCCGGCGGCAGCCCGGGAGGGGCCAACTACGGCTGGCCGATCAAAGAGGGCCCTCGATGCCTGCGGCGGGAAGAGGACTGTGCCGACGAGAGCCTGGTCGACCCGATCATCGCCTATCCTCACGACGACGACGAGCCCTGCGATTCGGTGACCGGCGGTTTCCTTTATCGGGGCCCGGCGGTCCCGACCCTGCCCGGTTTCTACATTTTCGGTGACTTTTGCCGCGGCGAGATCTGGGGCGCGCGTCAGAACCAGGCCGGCAACTGGGTGGTCAACCGCCTCCTCGACACCGACCGACTGATTACCTCCTTCGGGGAGGACGCGAACGGCAACCTCTACGTGGTGACTTTCCGTGAGGGCGTTTTTCGCCTCGTCGGCCAGAACCTCTTCGCCTCGGATTTCGAGTCCGGCGATACGCGCGGTTGGTCGCAGAGCCGCGGGAATGTAGTCGTGATCGGAAAGGGGCTCAAACGCTCGGGCGCGGCTCTCGAGATCAACGCCGGCAGCGTCAAGAGCTTCGTCCGCTCGAAGCATCCCTCGGCCGAGAAGACGTTTCGCGTCGGCTTCGACCTCAACGTCAACAAGGTCAACCTGTCCGACGACACCGCCGAGATCTTCCGGCTGGCCAGCGGTACCCAGCGCGGGCACATCCGGCTGGTTCTCGAACAGGACGGTAACCGCTACTGGCTCCACCTTCTGGCGCGTAACAACTCGGGAGCCTTCTTCTCGCTCGGACGCACCGGCGTTCCGCGCTCGCGCACCGTGCGCATCGAGCTCGACTGGATGGCGGCGAGCGGCCCCGGTGCAGGCGACGGCCAGGTCACCCTGTCCAAGAACGGCAAACCCAGGATCTCGGCCGCGAACCTGGACAACGACCGACGCAAGATCGGTTCGGCCACGTTGGGTCTCCCCGCGGGCTCGGGCGGGGCCGGCACCTACCTTGTCGACAACTACGTTTCGACTCCTTAG